In Heterodontus francisci isolate sHetFra1 chromosome 40, sHetFra1.hap1, whole genome shotgun sequence, one DNA window encodes the following:
- the LOC137353189 gene encoding probable G-protein coupled receptor 139: MGEPPGLVNLVMIVSLSRGKCGLSKCVTRYLVAMAAADLLVIIFDLILRQIPISYRRMFRFLFDIPLCNIHAVLLYAAMDCSVWFTVAFTFDRFVAICCQKLKTKYCTEKSAAVIIGTMSVLFYLKNIFWYFMLSSSDTRFRAPWFCILPWSVLLSPNASKDMSPIVNHLAVMLQLLSCCTNTFIYAVTPRIGYCLDYI; encoded by the exons ttaacttagtgatgaTTGTGAGCctatctcggggaaagtgtggtctctccaaatgtgtcactcgttacttggtggccatggcagcggcagatctactggtcattatcttcgatctgatactgaggcagattcccattagttatcgtagaatgtttcgatttctgtttgatattccattgtgtaatatccacgctgtcctactttatgcagcaatggactgttctgtctggttcactgtcgctttcacctttgatcgatttgtggccatttgctgccagaaactgaaaactaaatattgtaccgagaaatcggcagctgtgattattggaacaatgtctgtgttgttctatttaaagaatattttctggtactttatgctttcaagcagcgatACCCGTTTTCGAgccccctggttctgcattcttccctggagtgttctgctttcacca AATGCTTCAAAAGACATGTCACCCATTGTCAATcaccttgcggttatgcttcagctcctgagttgctgcacaaacacttttatttacgctgtgaccccga GGATTGGATACTGTCTGGATTACATTTAA